TGCTGGTAGGCAGACATTTTGCAAATCGTATGCCTTCAGAGCATTGGATGATTATAGACGATAATCGCAAAACGGCCTGTGTTCATTCAAAAGACGGAGAGAACTACCTGCGATATCTGACAGATGAAGAATTTCAGACATTGAGAAAGACAGAAGATTACGAGGATGAGTATACAGATATGTGGAAGACCTTCTTTCAAGCGATTGCGATAGATGAACGAAAGAATTATGTATGTCAGCGTAATTTATTTCCGTTGTGGAAAAGAAAACATGCAGTGGAATTCAAAAAATAGATTGGAAATTTGTTGATATTACAGTAAGAATTTATAAAAACATAATCTTTTCTTGTATATTTTTACTTGTAACTCGTAAGGTGGAAACGTATAATGTAAGAAAGTTGTGATTGATATACGATTCTTTTCATGAACGGAGGTTATTAAAATGCCGTATGATTTATCAAAACCTCTTGTAATAGGGATTAGTTCAAGAGCTTTATTTAATCTTGAGCAGGAGAATAAAATATTCGAAGAACAAGGTGTTGAAGCATATGAAGCTTATCAGGTAGCACATGAGAATGAGATTCTTCAAAAGGGTGCAGCATTTCAATTGATCAAAGCATTTTTAGAGCTGAATAATACAGAATTTGGAAGACTGGTGGAAGTGATTATTATGTCTCGAAATAATGCCAATACATGTCTTCGTATTTTTAATTCTATACAGCATTATGGCTTGGATATTACGAGAGCTGCGTTGACAAGCGGTGCAGAAATAGCTCCTTATTTAAAGGCTTTTAAGACAGACTTGTTTTTGTCGGCGAATTCAGATGATGTACAGTCGGCAATCAATGATGGGATTGCTGCAGGTCGTATTCTTACGGGTGAAGCACATGCTGATCCGAAGCAAAAGATTGATCAGATCCGTATTGCTTTTGATGGAGATGCAGTACTATTTTCTGCTGAATCTGAAAAGATTTTCCAGAAGAATGGAATACAGGCATTTGAAGAGCATGAGAAAGCAAATGCGAACACGCCGATGGCGAAAGGTCCTTTTGCTAACTTCCTGACAAAACTGTCTTATGTGCAGCAGATGTTTAAAGAAAAAGATATTCAGCCGATCCGAACAGCACTTGTCACATCAAGAAATGCTCCTGCGCATGAACGTGCAGTGAAAACACTTCGCAATTGGGGTGTATCCATTAATGAAGCATTTTTCCTTGGTGGGGTCAGCAAGACAGAAGTGCTTGCAGCATTTGGGGCACATATCTTTTTTGATGATCAGGATATACATACAGAGCCAGCTTCGGCGGTTGTTCCGGCGGCAACAGTGCCTTATCGGGATGGAGATAATCCGAAAGAGTAAAACGCTTTATAGAGCCAAATCCCACCTTTAGGTGTATAAAAATACAAGAAAATAACATAAAATTGATGAAATATGT
This Ruminococcus hominis DNA region includes the following protein-coding sequences:
- a CDS encoding 5'-nucleotidase; this translates as MPYDLSKPLVIGISSRALFNLEQENKIFEEQGVEAYEAYQVAHENEILQKGAAFQLIKAFLELNNTEFGRLVEVIIMSRNNANTCLRIFNSIQHYGLDITRAALTSGAEIAPYLKAFKTDLFLSANSDDVQSAINDGIAAGRILTGEAHADPKQKIDQIRIAFDGDAVLFSAESEKIFQKNGIQAFEEHEKANANTPMAKGPFANFLTKLSYVQQMFKEKDIQPIRTALVTSRNAPAHERAVKTLRNWGVSINEAFFLGGVSKTEVLAAFGAHIFFDDQDIHTEPASAVVPAATVPYRDGDNPKE